A stretch of the Oceanicola sp. D3 genome encodes the following:
- a CDS encoding CmpA/NrtA family ABC transporter substrate-binding protein, producing the protein MKHLFGIVATTAALLTGTAFAQSLELEKDELTFGFIKLTDMAPLAVAYEQGYFLDEGLFVTLEAQANWKVLLDGVIGGQLDGAHMLAGQPLAATIGFGTEAHIITPFSMDLNGNGITVSNEVWEAMKPNIPVGDDGKPVHPISASAMAPVVEDYKAQGKPFNMGMVFPVSTHNYELRYWLAAGGLHPGFYSPENISGQIGADVLLSVTPPPQMPATLEAGTIYGYCVGEPWNQQAVFKGIGVPVITDYELWKNNPEKVFGITAEFAEANPNTTKAVVKALIRAAIWLDENDNANRMEAVEMLSKPEYVGADAEVIANSMTGTFEYEKGDVREVSDFNVFFRYNATYPFYSDAVWYLTQMRRWGQIPEAKSDAWYAETAASVYRPDIYLEAARLLVDEGLANEADFPWDSDGYKAPTPAADIIDGIPYDGKAPNAYLDSLPIGLKAEQKIVGNEVQG; encoded by the coding sequence ATGAAACACCTCTTCGGAATCGTTGCCACCACGGCAGCCCTTCTGACCGGCACCGCCTTCGCCCAGTCGCTGGAGCTGGAAAAGGACGAGCTGACCTTCGGCTTCATCAAGCTCACCGACATGGCGCCGCTCGCCGTGGCCTACGAACAGGGCTACTTCCTCGACGAAGGGCTCTTCGTCACGCTGGAAGCCCAGGCCAACTGGAAGGTGCTGCTGGATGGCGTCATCGGCGGCCAGCTCGACGGCGCCCACATGCTTGCCGGTCAGCCGCTTGCCGCCACCATCGGCTTTGGCACCGAGGCCCATATCATCACCCCCTTCTCGATGGACCTGAACGGTAACGGCATCACCGTCAGCAACGAGGTCTGGGAGGCGATGAAGCCGAACATCCCCGTGGGCGATGACGGCAAGCCGGTCCACCCGATCTCCGCCTCCGCCATGGCGCCGGTGGTCGAGGACTACAAGGCGCAGGGCAAGCCCTTCAACATGGGCATGGTCTTCCCGGTCTCGACCCACAACTACGAGCTGCGCTACTGGCTCGCCGCCGGTGGGCTGCACCCGGGCTTCTACTCGCCCGAGAACATCTCGGGCCAGATCGGCGCCGACGTGCTGCTCTCGGTCACGCCCCCGCCGCAGATGCCCGCGACCCTGGAAGCGGGAACCATCTACGGCTACTGCGTCGGTGAGCCGTGGAACCAGCAGGCCGTGTTCAAGGGCATCGGCGTGCCGGTGATCACCGACTACGAGCTGTGGAAGAACAACCCCGAGAAGGTCTTCGGCATCACCGCCGAGTTCGCGGAAGCCAACCCGAACACGACGAAAGCGGTCGTGAAGGCGCTGATCCGCGCCGCCATCTGGCTCGACGAGAACGACAACGCCAACCGGATGGAAGCGGTGGAGATGCTCTCGAAGCCCGAATACGTGGGCGCCGACGCCGAGGTGATCGCCAACTCGATGACCGGGACCTTCGAATACGAGAAGGGCGACGTGCGCGAGGTGAGCGATTTCAACGTGTTCTTCCGCTACAACGCGACCTACCCGTTCTACTCCGACGCCGTGTGGTACCTCACCCAGATGCGCCGCTGGGGCCAGATCCCCGAGGCGAAGTCGGACGCGTGGTATGCCGAAACGGCGGCCTCGGTTTACCGCCCCGACATCTACCTCGAAGCCGCCCGCCTGCTGGTGGACGAAGGGCTGGCGAACGAGGCCGACTTTCCGTGGGACAGCGACGGCTACAAGGCCCCGACGCCCGCCGCCGACATCATCGACGGCATCCCCTACGACGGAAAAGCCCCCAACGCCTACCTCGACAGCCTGCCGATTGGCCTGAAGGCCGAGCAGAAGATCGTCGGCAATGAGGTGCAGGGCTGA
- the nirD gene encoding nitrite reductase small subunit NirD, with protein MSWIDICAIEDIPERGARIVKTAEGCVAVFRTGPDEVFATSNSCAHKGGPLSEGIVHDRKVTCPLHNWVYSLETGEAQGADEGRIATYPVRIDDGRVLLDAESLARRSAA; from the coding sequence ATGAGCTGGATCGACATCTGCGCCATCGAAGACATCCCCGAGCGCGGCGCGCGCATTGTGAAAACCGCCGAGGGCTGTGTCGCGGTCTTCCGCACCGGGCCTGACGAGGTCTTTGCCACCTCGAACAGCTGCGCCCACAAGGGCGGCCCGCTCTCCGAAGGCATCGTGCATGACCGCAAAGTCACCTGCCCGCTGCACAACTGGGTCTACTCGCTTGAGACTGGCGAGGCCCAGGGCGCCGATGAGGGCCGCATTGCCACCTATCCCGTCCGGATCGACGACGGGCGCGTGCTGCTGGACGCCGAGAGCCTTGCGCGGCGCTCGGCAGCCTGA
- the nirB gene encoding nitrite reductase large subunit NirB: MTEKLVVIGAGMASGRLLEHLFDAAPDAYDVTLFNAEPRGNYNRIMLSPVLSGEKSYDEIVTHDEAWYEANGVTCRFGERVTAIDRNRKVVIAPEGEVPYDKLVLGTGSSAFIIPCPGHDLPGVVAFRDLEDTEAMMEASGGPGARAVVIGGGLLGLEAAAALRLRGMEVTVLHLAGHLMERQLDESAGYLLQKDLEKRGITVLTKASTKAIEGAGKVERVVLEDGTVLEADIVVMAVGIRPAVSVAADAGLEMGRAVKVDAQMRTSDPDIFAVGECVEFNSQLFGLVAPLYDQAKVLAKTLIGEEEAFTPKELSTKLKVTGCDLFSAGDFAEGEGREDIVFRDPARGVYKRLVIEGEKLVGAVMYGDTADSNWFFGLIKDGTDIEEMRETLIFGPAFQGGGSVDPMAAVAALPADAEICGCNGVCKGQIVEAIEGGATTLGQIKATTKASASCGTCTGLVEQVMAVTLGDGFELPKAQNICGCTDLSHEDVRRLIKAKELKSQPAVWQELGWKTVNGCHVCRPAVNFYLLADWPLDYQDDPQSRFINERVHANIQKDGTYSVVPRMFGGMCTPDELIAVAEAARKYGGTLHVTGGQRVDILGIRKEDLPAIWADLNAAGLVSGHAYSKGLRTVKTCVGTNFCRFGTQDSTGLGIKLEQKLWGSWTPHKVKLAVTGCPRNCAEATCKDIGVVCVDSGFQIGVGGAAGMDVKETERLVDVKTEEEVIEWATAFLQLYREHGKYLDRPYKWLAKVGLDWVKEVLADPAERAALNERFEVSQSVYRKDPWAELAKPEPAKSFLPVADLTQEAAE; encoded by the coding sequence ATGACCGAGAAACTTGTTGTCATCGGGGCCGGCATGGCCTCTGGCCGCCTGCTCGAACATCTCTTCGATGCCGCGCCCGATGCCTATGATGTGACCCTCTTCAACGCCGAGCCGCGCGGCAATTACAACCGCATCATGCTCTCGCCGGTGCTGTCGGGCGAGAAGAGCTATGACGAGATCGTCACCCATGACGAGGCTTGGTATGAGGCCAATGGCGTGACCTGCCGCTTTGGCGAGCGCGTCACCGCGATTGATCGGAACCGCAAGGTGGTGATCGCCCCCGAGGGCGAAGTGCCCTACGACAAGCTGGTGCTCGGCACCGGCTCCTCGGCCTTCATCATCCCCTGCCCGGGGCATGACCTGCCCGGCGTGGTCGCCTTCCGCGACCTTGAGGACACCGAAGCGATGATGGAGGCCTCTGGCGGGCCGGGCGCCCGAGCCGTGGTGATCGGCGGCGGGTTGCTGGGGCTGGAGGCGGCGGCGGCGCTGCGGCTGCGCGGCATGGAGGTGACGGTGCTGCACCTCGCCGGCCACCTGATGGAGCGCCAGCTTGATGAGAGCGCGGGCTACCTGCTTCAGAAAGACTTGGAAAAACGGGGCATTACCGTGCTCACCAAGGCCTCGACCAAGGCGATTGAGGGCGCGGGCAAGGTGGAGCGCGTGGTGCTGGAAGATGGCACCGTGCTGGAGGCCGATATCGTCGTCATGGCCGTTGGCATCCGCCCCGCTGTTTCGGTTGCTGCCGATGCGGGCCTTGAGATGGGGCGCGCGGTGAAGGTGGACGCGCAGATGCGCACCTCCGACCCAGACATCTTTGCCGTGGGCGAATGCGTGGAGTTCAACAGCCAGCTCTTTGGCCTCGTTGCACCGCTCTACGATCAGGCCAAGGTGCTCGCCAAGACGCTGATCGGGGAGGAGGAGGCCTTCACCCCCAAGGAGCTGTCGACCAAGTTGAAGGTGACGGGCTGCGACCTGTTCAGCGCGGGCGATTTTGCCGAGGGCGAGGGGCGCGAAGACATCGTGTTCCGCGACCCGGCGCGCGGCGTTTACAAGCGCCTCGTCATCGAGGGTGAAAAGCTGGTTGGCGCAGTGATGTATGGTGACACCGCCGACAGCAACTGGTTCTTCGGTCTCATCAAGGACGGCACGGACATCGAAGAAATGCGCGAGACGCTGATCTTCGGCCCCGCCTTTCAGGGGGGCGGCTCCGTGGACCCTATGGCGGCCGTTGCAGCCTTACCGGCTGACGCAGAAATCTGCGGCTGCAACGGCGTGTGCAAAGGCCAGATCGTGGAGGCCATCGAGGGCGGGGCAACCACCCTCGGCCAGATCAAGGCCACCACCAAGGCAAGCGCCTCCTGCGGCACCTGCACCGGCTTGGTCGAGCAGGTCATGGCGGTGACGCTGGGCGATGGTTTCGAGCTGCCCAAGGCGCAAAACATCTGCGGCTGCACCGACCTTAGCCACGAGGACGTGCGCCGGCTGATCAAGGCCAAGGAGCTGAAGAGCCAGCCCGCCGTTTGGCAGGAGCTGGGCTGGAAAACTGTGAACGGCTGCCATGTGTGCCGCCCTGCGGTGAACTTTTACCTGCTGGCTGACTGGCCGCTGGATTATCAGGACGACCCGCAGAGCCGGTTCATCAACGAGCGGGTGCATGCCAACATCCAGAAGGACGGCACCTACTCGGTCGTGCCCCGCATGTTCGGCGGCATGTGCACCCCCGACGAGCTGATCGCGGTGGCCGAGGCGGCGCGCAAATATGGCGGCACGCTGCATGTCACCGGCGGCCAGCGCGTTGATATCCTTGGCATTCGCAAGGAAGATCTGCCCGCGATCTGGGCCGATCTCAACGCTGCCGGGCTTGTCTCTGGCCACGCCTATTCCAAGGGGCTGCGCACCGTCAAAACCTGCGTCGGCACCAACTTTTGCCGCTTCGGTACGCAAGACAGCACCGGCCTTGGCATCAAGCTGGAGCAGAAGCTCTGGGGCAGCTGGACGCCGCATAAGGTCAAGCTCGCCGTCACCGGCTGCCCGCGCAACTGCGCTGAGGCGACCTGCAAGGATATCGGCGTGGTTTGCGTGGATTCAGGCTTCCAGATCGGCGTTGGCGGTGCGGCCGGGATGGACGTGAAGGAAACCGAGCGGCTGGTGGACGTGAAGACCGAGGAAGAGGTGATCGAATGGGCCACCGCCTTCCTTCAGCTTTACCGTGAGCACGGCAAATACCTCGACCGGCCCTACAAATGGCTCGCCAAAGTGGGGCTCGACTGGGTGAAGGAGGTGCTCGCTGACCCCGCTGAACGCGCGGCGCTGAACGAGCGCTTTGAGGTCTCCCAATCCGTTTACCGCAAGGATCCGTGGGCCGAATTGGCCAAACCCGAACCGGCGAAGAGCTTTTTGCCCGTCGCCGACCTGACCCAGGAGGCTGCCGAATGA
- a CDS encoding ABC transporter ATP-binding protein, giving the protein MAILKLQDVSKSYGEGIHETPVLQNINLEVEEGEFLVLLGFSGSGKTTLINLLAGLDSPTKGSVTYKGAKITEPSPERGVIFQSYSLMPWLTVAGNVGLAVDTVFPNLSKAEKAEKVAHYVKMVGLSHATARRPAELSGGMRQRVNVARALAMNPEVLLLDEPLSALDALTRANLADEIEGIWQEEKQTCVLITNDVDEAIILADRIIALNPDGTLGEEFKVSIPRPRERGEMNHDETFKKLRAQVTNYLMDVGIEAKAEGMRNLPQVTPIHGVPAAQAKAQEGMIDERFLDFSQLHKVYPTPKGPLTVVEDFNLKMDRGEFISLIGHSGCGKSTVLTMAAGLNEISKGAIKLDGRHVMGADPERAVVFQSPNLFPWLTARENCAIGVDKVYPNASQAERQEVVEYYLERVGLADAMDRGAADMSNGMKQRVGIARAFALSPKLLLLDEPFGMLDSLTRWELQEVLMEVWDRTKVTAICVTHDVDEAILLADRVVMMTNGPQATIGKIVDVDLPRPRSRKALLEHPDYYLYREQVLNFLEEYERGAKGKTEQKSEKSGAKKAA; this is encoded by the coding sequence ATGGCCATCCTGAAATTGCAAGACGTTTCAAAGAGCTACGGCGAGGGGATCCATGAAACCCCGGTGCTGCAAAACATCAACCTCGAGGTAGAGGAGGGCGAGTTTTTGGTGCTGCTCGGCTTCTCCGGCTCGGGCAAGACCACCCTCATCAACCTGCTCGCCGGGCTCGACAGCCCGACCAAGGGCAGCGTCACCTACAAGGGCGCAAAGATCACCGAGCCCTCGCCAGAGCGCGGCGTGATCTTCCAGAGCTACTCGCTCATGCCCTGGCTCACCGTGGCGGGCAATGTGGGGCTGGCGGTCGATACCGTGTTCCCCAATCTGAGCAAGGCCGAGAAGGCCGAGAAGGTGGCGCATTACGTCAAGATGGTCGGCCTTTCCCACGCCACCGCGCGCCGCCCGGCCGAGCTTTCGGGGGGTATGCGCCAGCGGGTCAACGTGGCCCGTGCGCTGGCGATGAACCCGGAAGTTCTGCTGCTGGATGAACCGCTTAGCGCACTTGATGCGCTGACGCGGGCCAACCTTGCGGATGAGATCGAGGGGATCTGGCAGGAAGAGAAACAGACCTGCGTGCTCATCACCAACGACGTTGACGAGGCGATCATCCTTGCCGATCGGATCATCGCGCTCAACCCCGACGGCACGCTTGGCGAGGAGTTCAAGGTGAGCATTCCGCGCCCCCGCGAGAGGGGCGAGATGAACCATGACGAGACCTTCAAGAAGCTGCGCGCGCAGGTGACCAACTACCTGATGGACGTGGGCATCGAGGCTAAGGCCGAGGGCATGCGCAACCTGCCGCAAGTCACCCCGATTCACGGGGTTCCGGCGGCGCAGGCGAAGGCGCAGGAGGGGATGATTGACGAGCGCTTCCTCGATTTCTCCCAACTCCACAAGGTTTATCCGACGCCGAAGGGGCCGTTAACGGTTGTTGAAGACTTCAACCTCAAGATGGACCGTGGCGAGTTTATCTCGCTGATCGGCCATTCGGGCTGCGGCAAATCCACCGTGCTCACCATGGCGGCCGGGCTGAACGAGATCAGCAAGGGCGCGATCAAGCTCGACGGGCGCCACGTGATGGGGGCCGATCCGGAGCGCGCCGTTGTGTTCCAATCGCCCAACCTCTTCCCGTGGCTCACCGCGCGGGAAAATTGCGCCATCGGGGTCGACAAGGTTTACCCCAACGCTTCCCAAGCCGAGCGGCAGGAGGTGGTTGAATATTACCTTGAGCGCGTCGGCCTCGCTGACGCGATGGACCGTGGCGCGGCCGACATGTCCAACGGCATGAAGCAGCGCGTCGGCATCGCCCGCGCCTTCGCCCTCTCCCCCAAACTCCTCCTGCTCGATGAGCCCTTCGGCATGCTCGACAGCCTCACCCGCTGGGAGCTGCAAGAGGTGCTCATGGAGGTCTGGGACCGCACCAAGGTGACGGCCATCTGCGTCACCCACGATGTCGACGAGGCGATCCTGCTGGCCGACCGGGTGGTGATGATGACCAACGGCCCGCAGGCCACCATCGGCAAGATCGTTGACGTTGACCTGCCCCGCCCGCGCAGCCGCAAGGCCCTGCTGGAGCACCCCGATTATTATCTCTACCGCGAGCAAGTGCTTAATTTTCTTGAGGAATATGAGCGCGGCGCGAAGGGCAAGACGGAACAGAAAAGTGAGAAATCCGGCGCGAAGAAGGCGGCCTGA
- a CDS encoding formate/nitrite transporter family protein: MSYVMPKEFAAKMVDAGESKIFMSTKDTLIRAFMAGAILALAAAFAVTIAVNTGNFLVASLLFPVGFCMLYLLGFDLLTGVFTLCPLAVIAKRPGCTWNGVFRNWGLVFVGNFAGAMTTAVMMAVIFTMGFSQEPNDVGQRIGVIGESRTVGYAAAGAAGMLTVFVRAVMCNWMVSTGVVAAMMSSSVSGKIMAMWMPILVFFYLGFEHSIVNMFLFPSGIMLGGEFTWFDYLAYNEIPVILGNLVGGLTFVGGMIYMTHFRESPKRNAHVNADTGLPAE; this comes from the coding sequence ATGTCTTACGTCATGCCCAAGGAATTCGCGGCCAAAATGGTTGATGCCGGCGAATCCAAGATCTTCATGTCCACCAAGGATACCCTCATCCGCGCCTTCATGGCCGGGGCCATCCTGGCGCTGGCCGCCGCCTTTGCCGTGACGATCGCCGTCAACACCGGCAACTTCCTCGTCGCCTCGCTGCTCTTCCCGGTCGGCTTTTGCATGCTCTACCTGCTCGGCTTCGATCTGCTGACCGGCGTGTTCACGCTTTGCCCGCTGGCGGTGATCGCCAAGCGCCCGGGCTGCACCTGGAACGGTGTGTTCCGCAACTGGGGCCTTGTCTTCGTGGGCAACTTCGCGGGCGCGATGACCACTGCCGTGATGATGGCGGTGATCTTCACAATGGGCTTCAGCCAAGAGCCAAATGACGTGGGCCAGCGCATTGGCGTGATCGGTGAAAGCCGCACCGTGGGCTACGCCGCCGCAGGCGCTGCGGGCATGCTGACCGTCTTCGTGCGGGCCGTGATGTGCAATTGGATGGTGTCCACCGGCGTTGTCGCGGCGATGATGTCGAGCTCGGTCTCGGGCAAGATCATGGCGATGTGGATGCCGATCCTCGTGTTCTTCTACCTCGGGTTCGAGCATTCGATCGTCAACATGTTCCTCTTCCCCTCGGGCATCATGCTGGGCGGTGAGTTCACATGGTTCGATTACCTCGCCTACAACGAGATCCCGGTGATCCTCGGCAACCTCGTGGGCGGACTGACCTTTGTTGGCGGCATGATCTACATGACCCACTTCCGCGAGAGCCCCAAGCGCAACGCGCATGTGAACGCCGACACCGGCCTGCCGGCTGAGTAA
- a CDS encoding bifunctional protein-serine/threonine kinase/phosphatase codes for MPKDTTARETMRVSLGQFSTAGRKPVNQDFHGAKVPTGSALTMKGIVLAVADGISSSPVSREASEMAVKALLTDYYATADAWSVQTAASRVISATNAWLHSQNAAATDDINTGRVCTLSALILKGSEAHIFQIGDSRVSRLTGGSLEPLTRDHRVTWSAGQHHLARAMGAAAEVEIDYHALPVKAGDIFVLTTDGVHEHLGFHALRDSMGQPSLDAVAEALAMSALAAGSDDNLTVQVLRIDALAQDDASLALDRAMLPVPPLPKSGQQIDGFRIVRPVQSTARSHVFLAVDEAGRQVALKVPTREMAEEGDYRQRFALEEWIARRIRSPHVVSASPAPDQRSWLYSVTEWVEGVTLRQWMTDTPQPSHDEVRDIIRQIAEGLRALHRRDMLHQDIRPENVMIDAEGTVKIIDLGSTTVAGVEEAAHGALGVMPGTFQYTAPEYLSGDTVSWRSDQYALAVIAYEMLTGRLPYGTQVARIRNRTDQRRLSYMPAHDDVTGVPLWMDAALGRALHPDPLRRYDALSEFIADLARPGAAYKARHHVPLAERNPLRFWQGVSALLAVLCVILTLQLAN; via the coding sequence ATGCCGAAGGACACCACAGCTCGCGAGACAATGCGCGTGAGCCTTGGCCAGTTCTCCACGGCCGGGCGCAAGCCGGTGAACCAGGATTTCCACGGCGCGAAAGTGCCCACCGGGTCCGCGCTCACGATGAAAGGCATCGTGCTGGCCGTGGCCGACGGCATCAGCTCCTCGCCCGTCAGCCGCGAGGCCTCCGAGATGGCCGTGAAGGCGCTGCTGACAGACTATTACGCCACCGCAGATGCATGGTCGGTCCAGACCGCGGCGAGCCGGGTGATCTCGGCTACCAACGCCTGGCTCCACAGCCAGAACGCCGCCGCAACGGATGACATCAACACCGGCCGCGTCTGCACCCTTTCGGCGCTGATCCTCAAGGGCAGCGAGGCGCATATTTTCCAGATCGGAGACAGCCGTGTGTCACGCCTCACGGGCGGCAGCCTCGAGCCGCTGACCCGCGATCACCGTGTCACCTGGTCAGCGGGCCAGCACCATCTTGCCCGCGCCATGGGCGCCGCAGCGGAAGTGGAGATTGATTATCACGCGCTGCCGGTGAAGGCGGGCGACATCTTCGTGCTCACCACCGATGGCGTGCACGAGCATCTCGGCTTCCACGCCCTGCGCGACAGCATGGGCCAGCCCAGCCTCGATGCTGTGGCCGAGGCGCTGGCAATGTCCGCGCTGGCAGCCGGGAGCGACGATAACCTGACCGTGCAAGTGCTGCGCATCGACGCGCTGGCTCAGGATGACGCAAGCCTCGCGCTCGACCGCGCCATGCTGCCGGTGCCCCCCTTGCCGAAGTCGGGCCAGCAGATCGACGGCTTCCGCATCGTCCGGCCCGTGCAATCCACCGCCCGCAGCCACGTGTTTCTGGCGGTAGACGAGGCGGGCCGGCAGGTGGCGCTGAAGGTGCCCACCCGCGAGATGGCCGAAGAGGGCGATTACCGCCAACGGTTCGCGCTGGAAGAATGGATCGCCCGCCGCATCCGCAGCCCCCACGTGGTGTCCGCCTCCCCCGCGCCCGACCAGCGCAGCTGGCTCTACTCCGTCACCGAATGGGTCGAGGGCGTCACCTTGCGCCAATGGATGACCGACACTCCGCAGCCCTCCCATGACGAGGTGCGCGACATCATCCGCCAGATCGCCGAAGGCCTGCGCGCCCTCCACCGGCGCGACATGCTGCACCAGGACATCCGCCCCGAGAACGTGATGATCGACGCCGAAGGCACGGTGAAGATCATCGACCTCGGCTCCACCACCGTCGCCGGGGTGGAAGAAGCGGCGCATGGGGCGCTGGGCGTGATGCCGGGCACCTTCCAGTACACCGCGCCGGAGTATCTTTCGGGCGACACCGTAAGCTGGCGGTCGGATCAATATGCGCTCGCTGTCATCGCCTACGAGATGCTCACCGGCCGGCTTCCCTATGGCACCCAGGTCGCCCGCATCCGCAACCGTACCGACCAGCGCCGCCTCAGCTACATGCCCGCCCATGATGACGTAACCGGCGTGCCGCTCTGGATGGATGCCGCCCTTGGCCGCGCGCTCCACCCCGACCCGCTGCGCCGCTACGACGCGCTCTCGGAATTCATCGCCGATCTCGCCCGCCCCGGCGCCGCCTACAAGGCGCGCCATCACGTGCCGCTGGCCGAGCGCAACCCGCTTCGTTTCTGGCAGGGCGTTTCCGCGCTTCTCGCGGTGCTCTGCGTGATCCTCACCCTGCAACTCGCAAACTGA
- a CDS encoding GAF domain-containing protein has product MDVAIDTPTNTFIQVAEIWVPEGETLVHGGGSYGDFSAFEAASRRESFAKGEGLPGKAWAEARPVVLKGFDGSYFKRTEAATEAGLTTAVAIPVFAGKTLKAVLVVLCGDDENRTGAIEVWKEAEGLLMLDDGYYGAAKHFEWVSQHTHFPAGQGLPGGVWASETPMLMRDLGSGYRFIRADSAGKAGLTTGLGVPIPVPGQNTFVLTLLSARGTPIARRFELWDARAAKVGKNGGAALVDGICAREGALWDPENAGKERRAEAWQGSIGKVLGSGLPVVESGAPGLAAGYSSMVALPIYLGGEMAHIVAWYV; this is encoded by the coding sequence ATGGATGTCGCGATCGACACACCAACCAACACCTTCATACAGGTCGCCGAAATCTGGGTGCCCGAGGGCGAGACGCTGGTGCACGGCGGGGGCAGCTACGGCGACTTTTCGGCCTTCGAGGCCGCCTCGCGCCGCGAGAGCTTTGCCAAGGGCGAGGGCCTGCCGGGCAAAGCCTGGGCCGAGGCGCGCCCGGTAGTGTTGAAGGGCTTTGACGGCAGCTATTTCAAACGCACCGAGGCCGCCACCGAGGCCGGGCTGACAACGGCGGTGGCGATCCCGGTGTTTGCGGGCAAGACCCTGAAGGCGGTGCTGGTGGTGCTTTGCGGCGACGATGAAAACCGCACCGGGGCTATCGAGGTTTGGAAAGAGGCCGAGGGCCTGCTGATGCTGGATGACGGCTACTACGGCGCCGCCAAGCACTTCGAGTGGGTCAGCCAGCACACGCATTTCCCGGCGGGGCAGGGGCTTCCCGGCGGGGTCTGGGCCTCTGAAACGCCGATGCTGATGCGCGATCTTGGCTCGGGCTACCGCTTCATCCGGGCCGACAGCGCGGGCAAGGCGGGGCTGACAACCGGCCTCGGCGTGCCGATCCCCGTGCCCGGCCAAAACACCTTCGTGCTCACGCTTCTCAGCGCCCGGGGCACCCCCATCGCCCGCCGGTTCGAGCTGTGGGATGCCCGCGCCGCCAAGGTCGGCAAAAACGGCGGCGCGGCGCTGGTGGATGGCATCTGCGCCCGCGAAGGCGCGCTTTGGGATCCGGAAAACGCCGGTAAGGAACGCCGGGCGGAGGCCTGGCAGGGGAGCATCGGCAAGGTGCTCGGCTCCGGCCTGCCGGTTGTCGAAAGCGGCGCGCCCGGCCTTGCGGCTGGCTATTCGTCGATGGTTGCGCTGCCGATCTACCTCGGCGGCGAGATGGCCCACATTGTCGCTTGGTATGTGTAA
- a CDS encoding ABC transporter permease codes for MTAIDPQSLDAAAAAKEARRARLFTRINKADKWFSVLGLAWITPMLKAAAGDNPRAQASEIWKLLGVPLLAIAAFLLLWGTLAPRVQTSLGAVPGPAQVWEEAVNLHQDAVATAAKRAKFEAMVAKRNEKLIAEGKEDQVKSVAYTGSPSYYQQIWTSIKTVFFGFLIASLVAIPLGIAAGLSATANAALNPLIQIFKPVSPLAWLPIVTMIVSAVYATNDGLFSKSFLVSAITVTLCSLWPTLINTSLGVASIDKDLVNVSKVLKMNTYTKITKLVLPSALPLIFTGLRLSLGVGWMVLIAAEMLAQNPGLGKFVWDEFQNGSSSSLAKIMVAVFTIGIIGFLLDRVMYALQSLFTFSNNR; via the coding sequence ATGACCGCTATCGACCCTCAATCGCTGGACGCCGCAGCCGCCGCCAAAGAGGCCCGCCGCGCCCGGCTCTTCACCCGGATCAACAAGGCCGACAAATGGTTTTCCGTGCTTGGCCTCGCCTGGATCACCCCCATGCTGAAGGCCGCCGCCGGAGACAACCCGCGCGCGCAAGCCTCTGAAATCTGGAAACTTCTCGGCGTGCCCCTGCTCGCCATCGCCGCCTTCCTGCTGCTCTGGGGCACCCTCGCGCCCCGGGTGCAAACCTCGCTCGGCGCGGTGCCCGGCCCGGCGCAGGTCTGGGAAGAGGCCGTCAACCTGCACCAAGACGCCGTCGCCACCGCCGCAAAGCGCGCCAAGTTCGAGGCCATGGTGGCCAAGCGCAATGAGAAGCTCATCGCGGAAGGCAAGGAAGATCAGGTAAAATCAGTCGCTTACACCGGCTCGCCCAGCTACTACCAGCAGATCTGGACCTCGATCAAAACCGTGTTCTTCGGCTTCCTGATCGCCTCGCTGGTCGCCATCCCCCTCGGCATCGCCGCCGGCCTCTCCGCCACCGCCAACGCGGCGCTCAACCCGTTGATCCAAATCTTCAAACCGGTCTCCCCGCTGGCCTGGCTGCCGATCGTCACCATGATCGTTTCCGCCGTCTACGCCACCAACGACGGGCTGTTTTCCAAGTCATTCCTCGTTTCGGCCATCACCGTCACCCTCTGCTCGCTCTGGCCTACACTGATCAACACCTCGCTGGGTGTGGCAAGCATCGACAAGGATCTGGTGAACGTCTCCAAGGTGTTGAAAATGAACACCTATACCAAGATCACCAAGCTGGTGCTCCCCTCCGCTCTGCCACTTATCTTCACCGGCCTGCGGCTCTCTCTCGGGGTTGGTTGGATGGTGCTGATCGCCGCCGAAATGCTGGCGCAGAACCCGGGGCTCGGCAAATTCGTCTGGGACGAGTTCCAGAACGGCTCTTCCAGCTCACTCGCCAAGATCATGGTCGCCGTCTTCACCATCGGCATCATCGGCTTCCTTCTGGATCGGGTGATGTATGCCCTCCAGTCCCTCTTCACCTTCTCCAACAACCGGTGA